A single Arachnia propionica DNA region contains:
- a CDS encoding 3-oxoacyl-ACP reductase family protein, whose amino-acid sequence MFSLKDKIAIVTGGSRGIGRTIALELARHGCQVAVVYASSSAAAEETCAEIRKMSTRAEAYRCDVSDPAQCRTVVRRIMDDFGRVDVLVNNAGIVRDAVAASIKDEDLAAVLDTNLKGAVHMIRECYFGFIRQRSGSIINVSSVVALLGGTGQATYAAAKAGLIGLTKSVAREVAARGVRCNAIAPGIIETEMTEFMQGDESRLALVPMRRFGKPTEVANLVVFLAGDASSYITGEVIRVDGGLAT is encoded by the coding sequence ATGTTCAGTCTGAAGGACAAGATTGCGATTGTGACAGGGGGTTCCAGGGGGATTGGGCGCACTATCGCCTTGGAACTGGCCCGCCATGGTTGTCAGGTCGCCGTGGTGTATGCCAGCAGTTCGGCTGCCGCGGAGGAGACGTGCGCCGAGATTCGTAAGATGTCCACCCGAGCCGAGGCTTATCGGTGCGACGTGTCCGATCCTGCTCAGTGTAGAACCGTAGTCCGCCGCATCATGGATGACTTTGGCAGGGTCGATGTCCTCGTCAACAATGCTGGGATCGTGAGGGATGCAGTTGCTGCGTCGATCAAGGACGAGGACCTTGCGGCGGTGCTTGACACCAATCTCAAAGGTGCCGTCCACATGATCCGTGAGTGCTATTTCGGTTTCATCCGGCAGCGTTCAGGGTCAATCATCAATGTCTCATCGGTAGTCGCCTTGCTCGGTGGGACGGGGCAGGCCACCTATGCGGCGGCTAAAGCAGGGTTGATCGGCCTCACGAAGTCCGTAGCCCGGGAGGTCGCAGCTCGGGGAGTGCGGTGCAACGCCATTGCGCCCGGGATCATCGAGACCGAGATGACCGAGTTCATGCAGGGTGACGAGAGTCGCCTGGCATTGGTGCCGATGCGTCGCTTCGGGAAGCCCACCGAGGTAGCGAACCTGGTGGTTTTCCTTGCCGGCGATGCCAGCTCATACATCACCGGCGAGGTTATCCGAGTGGACGGGGGGTTGGCGACATGA
- a CDS encoding 4'-phosphopantetheinyl transferase family protein — protein sequence MTAIAARGNSSPLSGARAPSQLMPELFAPDVSVWEVRDEKVREELHPEEQQYIERAVAKRQLEFARARYCARQALDRFGLERPSMIPGIAGEPSWPQGIIGSMTHCEGYAAAAVAPRARLVSLGLDAEVDAPLPERVLGLVALPSEIRRLALLGALEPALHWDRILFSCKESVYKAWYPLAHKWLGFEDAELALRLDGTFRARLLVEGPAVPGGRLRLMAGAWRSREGLLLSAVSVPAGDVTDGEQGLDLDVASTCSLGNRACRDLMEAK from the coding sequence ATGACCGCCATCGCTGCCCGCGGGAACAGCAGCCCCTTGTCGGGCGCGCGTGCGCCCAGCCAGTTGATGCCCGAACTGTTCGCCCCGGACGTAAGTGTGTGGGAAGTTAGGGATGAGAAGGTGCGGGAGGAGTTGCACCCCGAGGAACAGCAGTACATCGAGAGAGCCGTCGCCAAGCGGCAACTTGAGTTTGCCCGAGCACGGTACTGTGCCAGACAGGCCTTGGACCGCTTCGGGCTTGAGCGTCCCTCGATGATCCCGGGCATTGCGGGGGAGCCCAGCTGGCCCCAGGGAATCATCGGGAGCATGACCCATTGCGAGGGCTACGCGGCCGCCGCCGTAGCCCCGCGTGCGAGGCTGGTCAGCCTCGGTCTCGATGCCGAAGTCGATGCGCCGTTGCCCGAGCGCGTGCTCGGTTTGGTGGCTCTTCCTTCGGAGATTCGTCGATTGGCGCTCTTGGGGGCTCTCGAACCCGCTCTACACTGGGACCGGATCCTCTTCAGTTGCAAGGAAAGCGTCTACAAGGCTTGGTACCCCCTAGCCCACAAGTGGCTTGGGTTTGAGGATGCGGAACTGGCTCTGCGACTGGATGGAACCTTCCGGGCACGTCTGCTCGTCGAGGGGCCGGCGGTCCCAGGTGGGCGCCTGCGATTGATGGCCGGAGCATGGCGCTCCAGGGAGGGACTCTTGCTCTCAGCGGTCAGTGTCCCAGCCGGGGATGTAACCGATGGTGAACAAGGACTGGACCTTGACGTGGCGTCAACGTGTTCCCTAGGTAACAGGGCGTGTCGCGACCTGATGGAGGCGAAATGA